AAGTGCGTTTTTCGAATCTGAAAAAACTTACAATAACTTACTATTATTTGAGGTATAATATGCCAAAAGATCGGAAAATCGGAATTTCATTCACTTGGGATGATAATTTCAATGAGCATTATAAATACGTCGCCCCTATATTTAAAGAGTGGGGATGTCGCTGTACATTCTATATAAATCCCGGTGAAGAAAATTTTACAAATTTTATGGCAAATCAATACAAAGAGTTATCCGAACAGGGTTTTGAAATCGGAAGCCATGGCTTTGTTCATGACCATTATTCAAGGTTGAGTTATAATGACTTTTATGCACAACTAATAAAATCTAAAAATGCTATTACGGCTTTGACAAATAAGCCGCCTTTAACATTTGCTTTCCCTCACCACGACTTTACCAACGATATGCTGGCTGTAGCTAGGTCTGTATATAAGGAAACTCGTAATACATTAAATAATACTGTGCGATTCAGTTTAAAAACAAAAACTGATTTAGAAAGTGTAAAAACCGCTTTAAATAATGCTATTAACGACTCATATAATATTGTTTTTTCCGGGCATTCAGTTTTTAAACAACAAGATGAAATTAATAATTGCGGATATGAGCCGATTTCGGTAAAATTACTTTCTTCAATCATTTCAACTATAGTAAACGAGTATAAACTGCCTATTCTGACATTTGAAGAATTGATTTGTTTTACACAAATTTCATAAATTCATAAGAGGTTAAAATGAAAGAGACGCCTGTTTTGTCAGTAATAATTCCGACGTATAACACTTCAGATCTTTTAGGAAGATGTATTGAATATGTGTTAAACCAAACTTTACAAGAAATAGAAATTATTATTATTGACGACTGCTCAACCGATACAACTGAGCAAGTCATTAATCACTATATCAATAAAACTGACAAAAAAATAAAGCACATTAAAAACGCAAAAAATAGTGGTATTGGCTACTCAAGGAATATAGGCATCGATTTATCTGAGGGTGAATTTATAGCTTTTGTTGACAGCGATGATTGGGTGGATAGTTCCCTTTTTTCCACAATAATAATGAAAATGCAAGAGGAAAATGCTGACATCGGAATTTTTGGTGTTAAAGATGAATTCGATGATTGCAATTCGTCGAAGAAGAGATATGATTATAAATATAATATATTAGACAATGAATTCGCATTACGCCTTCTATCGCGTTCAGAAAATAATGACGTTTATATAAGCCCTATGGTGACGCAAAAAGTATATAGGAAAAGTTTCCTAAAAAACAACAACATTTTTTTTCGCACGAATTGTTATTTTGATGATGTTGAGTTTACTTTCATGTGCTTTACTTATTCATGTAAATTGATATCGGTTCCGGATGTTTTCTACCATTACTATCAACGGAACGGATCATTAATGCACAGTTTTTCCAAAAAGCATATAGATGATTTCTGGGAGGTTATGTCCCATTTAAAGCTTATGCTTGAGAACAAACATATTTGGGAAAGATACAAACAATTTTATTACAAATATTTTCATAAAACATTACGATCTTTAATGAATACTATGTTTTCAAGTGAACAATTGGTTGTCAATCAAAAAAAGTATTTGCTATACTTTTTAAATAAATCGAAAACATTTAGTATTAACGAGTTAATTGAGTATTGGGATATAGGTTATATACGACGACTACTATTATAGAATGAAGTAATTTTGTAAATATTTATTATAATTTTTATCGAAAGATTTAACTACTGTTTTCCCAGTGTCTAATTTTTCTAAAGCAATCCTTACATGCTTAAGTACGAAAAATTGCTTCTCCGCTATTATAGATGACTTATGCTTATCAACCCAATCAATAATATCATCCACGGAATCTTTTGCATCAAGTTTTCCTAAAGCTTCAATTTCACTAACTGCTGAATAATAGTTTTCTTCAGTAGCTAATTGTTTCCTAATATTTTCTACACCGGCATAAAGACGTTTATCTCCTATAATGTCGGCCATATGCTCTCGAATATAACAATTTTTATCAAATACGGCATTACAAATCATATTATTCACTTCAAAGTGCTGACACGTCATTAAAAATGCCTCTAATTGATATCTATTTAGGTCAATATTAGCCGTTTTTGTTTTCATAAAGTAATTAATTATCCACGGCAAAATAATATCTAGATATTCACCTCGACTAGCAAAATATAAGGCAAACTCTATTTTTATTTTATTTTCGAATGCCTCGCTTTTCGTTTCCAAATCCGTAAAATCTTTATTTAAAATATTTAGGATTCTTTTTTCATGGCCATTTATTTTTTTTGTCGTAATCATTAATTCAGCGTAAGTCTTAATCATGGCCAATATATAATCGCTGTTTTGCTTCAATATTTCGAAAAGAACTTCAACACATTTATCTAAAATAATATTTATAGTTGTTTCATTGTCCTTCAATATGTATTCTGGAGATTCTGCCAGCAATTCACAAAGAGGTTGAAAATATTCACTAAATTTTTCTTCAACGTAAGAAACGAAATCGCTACTATTTTCATTTATATTATTTAGTATTTCTTTTCTGGTCAAAAAATCATAAAAATCCGAACTGCATTTATTCGCGGATATAAAATCTTCAACATATGATTTTACTTGAATAAGATTATCAATATCATATTCATAATAGGTAAGGTGTGAAATATCCGACAGATTTTTATTTATAGGTTG
Above is a genomic segment from Clostridiales bacterium containing:
- a CDS encoding polysaccharide deacetylase family protein, with product MPKDRKIGISFTWDDNFNEHYKYVAPIFKEWGCRCTFYINPGEENFTNFMANQYKELSEQGFEIGSHGFVHDHYSRLSYNDFYAQLIKSKNAITALTNKPPLTFAFPHHDFTNDMLAVARSVYKETRNTLNNTVRFSLKTKTDLESVKTALNNAINDSYNIVFSGHSVFKQQDEINNCGYEPISVKLLSSIISTIVNEYKLPILTFEELICFTQIS
- a CDS encoding glycosyltransferase family 2 protein, producing MKETPVLSVIIPTYNTSDLLGRCIEYVLNQTLQEIEIIIIDDCSTDTTEQVINHYINKTDKKIKHIKNAKNSGIGYSRNIGIDLSEGEFIAFVDSDDWVDSSLFSTIIMKMQEENADIGIFGVKDEFDDCNSSKKRYDYKYNILDNEFALRLLSRSENNDVYISPMVTQKVYRKSFLKNNNIFFRTNCYFDDVEFTFMCFTYSCKLISVPDVFYHYYQRNGSLMHSFSKKHIDDFWEVMSHLKLMLENKHIWERYKQFYYKYFHKTLRSLMNTMFSSEQLVVNQKKYLLYFLNKSKTFSINELIEYWDIGYIRRLLL